One window of the Manihot esculenta cultivar AM560-2 chromosome 14, M.esculenta_v8, whole genome shotgun sequence genome contains the following:
- the LOC110599673 gene encoding GDSL esterase/lipase At2g03980, with the protein MTIADCVATLLGLPFPLAYMNLSETERSKISTGLNYGSSCGILPETGSSEGSCLTLDKQIDLFKSTTNNDMLRENLEMHLSKSIFFISIGPNDYFLNYFKNSSDISKLFSPDEFAKFLINELAKRLQILYELGARKFLLNGIGPLGCTPGMINSTQHEGECVEFINKVVNLYNVELSTKLLYLQSQLPGSLFTHSDNFQHFQDMKESHETYGITNINSTRWIPNQALCLARDKYLFFDAFHTSGGANMIYARRCFNETSICIPLNIMQLASA; encoded by the exons ATGACAATTGCAGATTGTGTTG CTACGCTTCTTGGTTTACCTTTTCCCCTAGCTTATATGAATCTTTCAGAGACAGAGAGGAGTAAGATATCAACTGGATTGAATTATGGTTCCTCTTGTGGTATTCTGCCAGAAACTGGATCTTCTGAG GGATCCTGCTTGACATTAGACAAGCAAATAGATCTTTTCAAAAGTACCACAAACAATGATATGCTAAGGGAGAACCTTGAAATGCATCTGTCCAAGTCGATCTTCTTCATCTCAATTGGTCCTAATGACTACTTCCTGAATTATTTTAAGAATTCAAGTGATATAAGCAAGCTTTTCTCACCAGATGAGTTTGCCAAATTCCTTATAAATGAGCTTGCCAAACGCTTGCAG ATACTGTATGAGTTAGGCGCCAGGAAATTTTTGTTGAATGGCATTGGACCCTTAGGATGCACCCCTGGAATGATCAACTCAACTCAACATGAGGGAGAATGTGTTGAATTCATCAACAAGGTTGTGAACCTCTACAATGTGGAATTATCAACAAAGCTGCTATATTTGCAATCCCAACTTCCTGGTTCTTTATTCACCCACTCGGATAACTTCCAGCATTTCCAAGATATGAAAGAAAGCCACGAAACATACG GGATAACAAATATAAATAGCACTCGCTGGATTCCAAACCAGGCTCTATGTCTGGCGAGAGACAAGTATCTGTTCTTTGATGCATTCCATACAAGTGGGGGTGCTAATATGATCTATGCAAGGCGTTGCTTCAACGAGACGTCAATATGCATTCCTCTGAATATTATGCAGCTTGCATCAGCCTaa
- the LOC110599672 gene encoding putative pentatricopeptide repeat-containing protein At1g13630 isoform X2, which produces MVHDALFVLVKMKDLNLVASIQTYNNLLYKLRHTNIMWDVYNEKKISGTPQSEYTTSIIIDGLCRQSRFQDAVLFLRDIEGKEFGPSVVSFNTIMSRSCKLGFVDVAKSFFCLMFKCGLLPDAYSYNILINGLCEAESMEEALEFTDDMEMHGVEPDIVTYNILAKGFCLLGFMSGAWKLIQKMLIKGLNPNLVTYTILICRYCLVGNIEEALNLRKEMISQGFQLNIISYTVLLSYLCKSGRVDEALQLFCEMGADGLQPDIVSYSVLIHGLCKRGDVQQAIQLYSEMCLNGIFPNSVTHGAILMGFCEKGMIPKARMYFDSLINSSLTLDITLYNIMIDGYVKVGNIGEAVKLYKQIGEKGMSPTIVTFNSLIYGFCKNRKVDEARKLLNIIKLSGLEPSAVTYTILMNAYCDEGNMQNLLELLPEMEAKAIGLTHITYTVVIKGLCKQRKLQESWVLLEEMYAKGLTPDQITYNTVIQAFCKAKDMIKAFQLFDKMLMHNLEPTYATYNILINGLCVYGDLKDADNLLVSLQDKEINLNKIAYTTMIKAHCVKGDANKAVMYFHQMVGKGFEVSIRDYSAVISRLCKRHLATEAKYFFCLMLSYGVSPDEKICKMMLNAFHRCGHLNSVFELLAEMIKFGLVCD; this is translated from the coding sequence ATGGTTCATGATGCACTCTTTGTTCTTGTGAAGATGAAAGACTTGAACTTGGTAGCTTCAATACAAACCTACAACAATCTTTTGTATAAGCTGAGACACACTAATATCATGTGGGATGtgtataatgaaaaaaaaatcagtggAACGCCTCAGAGTGAGTACACTACTTCCATAATTATAGATGGCCTATGCAGGCAATCTAGGTTTCAAGATGCAGTTTTGTTCTTGCGGGATATTGAAGGGAAGGAATTTGGGCCTTCTGTTGTTTCATTCAATACTATTATGTCGAGGTCCTGTAAATTGGGTTTTGTAGATGTTGCAAAGTCATTTTTCTGTTTGATGTTCAAGTGTGGACTTCTTCCTGATGCATACAGTTATAATATTCTTATTAATGGATTATGTGAAGCTGAGTCCATGGAAGAAGCATTGGAGTTCACAGATGATATGGAGATGCATGGGGTAGAGCCTGATATAGTAACTTACAACATTCTTGCAAAAGGGTTTTGTCTGCTTGGTTTTATGAGTGGGGCCTGGAAGCTCATTCAGAAGATGTTAATTAAAGGGCTAAATCCAAATCTTGTTACATACACTATACTGATTTGTAGGTACTGCCTGGTAGGCAATATTGAGGAAGCATTAAATTTGCGAAAAGAGATGATTTCACAGGGTTTTCAATTGAATATCATCTCATACACAGTGTTGCTCAGCTACTTGTGTAAAAGTGGACGGGTTGATGAGGCATTGCAATTGTTTTGTGAAATGGGAGCTGATGGCTTGCAACCAGATATTGTATCCTATTCAGTCCTCATTCATGGCCTGTGCAAGCGAGGAGATGTTCAACAGGCTATCCAGCTGTATAGTGAAATGTGCTTGAATGGAATCTTTCCAAATTCTGTTACACACGGTGCAATTCTGATGGGTTTTTGTGAGAAAGGGATGATACCAAAAGCTAGAATGTATTTTGATTCTCTGATAAATAGCAGCTTGACACTTGACATCACTCTGTATAATATTATGATTGATGGGTATGTAAAAGTTGGTAATATTGGGGAGGCAGTAAAATTATACAAACAAATAGGAGAGAAAGGCATGTCTCCTACTATAGTCACTTTCAATTCCCTTATTTATGGATTCTGCAAAAACAGAAAGGTAGATGAGGCTAGAAAGTTGTTGAATATAATAAAGCTGTCCGGATTAGAACCAAGTGCTGTAACTTATACCATTCTTATGAATGCATATTGTGATGAAGGAAATATGCAGAATTTGCTTGAGCTGCTACCAGAAATGGAAGCAAAAGCTATAGGACTTACTCACATAACATACACCGTAGTAATCAAAGGACTTTGCAAACAACGGAAGTTGCAAGAATCTTGGGTACTTCTCGAAGAAATGTATGCTAAAGGTCTAACCCCAGATCAAATCACATATAATACCGTCATCCAAGCATTTTGCAAGGCCAAAGACATGATAAAAGCGTTTCAATTATTTGATAAGATGCTAATGCATAACCTTGAGCCTACTTATGCTACATATAATATTCTCATCAATGGCCTTTGTGTATATGGTGATCTGAAGGATGCTGACAATCTATTGGTTTCTCTTCAGGATAAAGAAATCAATCTAAATAAAATTGCTTACACTACAATGATCAAGGCACATTGTGTCAAGGGTGATGCTAATAAAGCAGTGATGTACTTCCATCAAATGGTGGGAAAGGGGTTTGAAGTTTCTATCAGAGATTATAGCGCTGTAATTAGCAGATTATGCAAGCGACATTTAGCGACTGAAGCCAAGTACTTTTTCTGCTTGATGCTGTCTTATGGTGTTTCTCCTGATGaaaaaatttgtaaaatgatgcTTAATGCCTTCCACCGATGCGGCCATCTCAATTCAGTGTTTGAACTGCTGGCAGAGATGATTAAGTTTGGCTTAGTTTGTGATTAG
- the LOC110599672 gene encoding putative pentatricopeptide repeat-containing protein At1g13630 isoform X1 — protein MLSKWRKPLHSPLNLQILASVSSFILSKPPSVSTAASLADEPTTSSVAPDSGETVRVILSGLRCLGLRRFVNRYYFKNLISMLNCSQVDQILEYLSVENADSAVDFFHLLRNEFGFRHSRFSKFVVLHVLARKRQLKELRLVMDQMLLEEGSGSAPVLCELLLSGFRRWDSSNVVWDVLACAYSRSEMVHDALFVLVKMKDLNLVASIQTYNNLLYKLRHTNIMWDVYNEKKISGTPQSEYTTSIIIDGLCRQSRFQDAVLFLRDIEGKEFGPSVVSFNTIMSRSCKLGFVDVAKSFFCLMFKCGLLPDAYSYNILINGLCEAESMEEALEFTDDMEMHGVEPDIVTYNILAKGFCLLGFMSGAWKLIQKMLIKGLNPNLVTYTILICRYCLVGNIEEALNLRKEMISQGFQLNIISYTVLLSYLCKSGRVDEALQLFCEMGADGLQPDIVSYSVLIHGLCKRGDVQQAIQLYSEMCLNGIFPNSVTHGAILMGFCEKGMIPKARMYFDSLINSSLTLDITLYNIMIDGYVKVGNIGEAVKLYKQIGEKGMSPTIVTFNSLIYGFCKNRKVDEARKLLNIIKLSGLEPSAVTYTILMNAYCDEGNMQNLLELLPEMEAKAIGLTHITYTVVIKGLCKQRKLQESWVLLEEMYAKGLTPDQITYNTVIQAFCKAKDMIKAFQLFDKMLMHNLEPTYATYNILINGLCVYGDLKDADNLLVSLQDKEINLNKIAYTTMIKAHCVKGDANKAVMYFHQMVGKGFEVSIRDYSAVISRLCKRHLATEAKYFFCLMLSYGVSPDEKICKMMLNAFHRCGHLNSVFELLAEMIKFGLVCD, from the exons ATGCTTAGCAAATGGAGGAAACCTCTTCATTCTCCCTTAAATTTGCAAATTCTGGCATCAGTTTCTTCTTTTATATTGTCTAAACCCCCCTCTGTATCCACCGCTGCAAGTCTTGCTGATGAGCCTACCACCTCCTCCGTCGCCCCCGACTCTGGAGAGACTGTTCGCGTGATTCTCTCTGGTCTTAGGTGCTTAGGTTTAAGGAGATTTGTCAATAGGTATTATTTTAAAAACCTGATTTCGATGCTGAATTGTTCTCAGGTTGATCAAATATTAGAGTATTTGAGTGTTGAAAATGCGGATTCTGCGGTAGATTTCTTTCATTTATTGAGGAATGAATTTgggttccgacactcgagattttCAAAGTTTGTCGTCTTACATGTATTGGCGAGAAAAAGGCAATTAAAGGAACTGCGTCTGGTTATGGATCAAATGCTGCTAGAGGAAG GCTCTGGGTCAGCTCCTGTGCTTTGCGAGCTGCTTTTGAGTGGCTTTAGGAGATGGGATTCAAGTAATGTCGTGTGGGATGTGTTGGCCTGTGCTTATTCAAGAAGTGAGATGGTTCATGATGCACTCTTTGTTCTTGTGAAGATGAAAGACTTGAACTTGGTAGCTTCAATACAAACCTACAACAATCTTTTGTATAAGCTGAGACACACTAATATCATGTGGGATGtgtataatgaaaaaaaaatcagtggAACGCCTCAGAGTGAGTACACTACTTCCATAATTATAGATGGCCTATGCAGGCAATCTAGGTTTCAAGATGCAGTTTTGTTCTTGCGGGATATTGAAGGGAAGGAATTTGGGCCTTCTGTTGTTTCATTCAATACTATTATGTCGAGGTCCTGTAAATTGGGTTTTGTAGATGTTGCAAAGTCATTTTTCTGTTTGATGTTCAAGTGTGGACTTCTTCCTGATGCATACAGTTATAATATTCTTATTAATGGATTATGTGAAGCTGAGTCCATGGAAGAAGCATTGGAGTTCACAGATGATATGGAGATGCATGGGGTAGAGCCTGATATAGTAACTTACAACATTCTTGCAAAAGGGTTTTGTCTGCTTGGTTTTATGAGTGGGGCCTGGAAGCTCATTCAGAAGATGTTAATTAAAGGGCTAAATCCAAATCTTGTTACATACACTATACTGATTTGTAGGTACTGCCTGGTAGGCAATATTGAGGAAGCATTAAATTTGCGAAAAGAGATGATTTCACAGGGTTTTCAATTGAATATCATCTCATACACAGTGTTGCTCAGCTACTTGTGTAAAAGTGGACGGGTTGATGAGGCATTGCAATTGTTTTGTGAAATGGGAGCTGATGGCTTGCAACCAGATATTGTATCCTATTCAGTCCTCATTCATGGCCTGTGCAAGCGAGGAGATGTTCAACAGGCTATCCAGCTGTATAGTGAAATGTGCTTGAATGGAATCTTTCCAAATTCTGTTACACACGGTGCAATTCTGATGGGTTTTTGTGAGAAAGGGATGATACCAAAAGCTAGAATGTATTTTGATTCTCTGATAAATAGCAGCTTGACACTTGACATCACTCTGTATAATATTATGATTGATGGGTATGTAAAAGTTGGTAATATTGGGGAGGCAGTAAAATTATACAAACAAATAGGAGAGAAAGGCATGTCTCCTACTATAGTCACTTTCAATTCCCTTATTTATGGATTCTGCAAAAACAGAAAGGTAGATGAGGCTAGAAAGTTGTTGAATATAATAAAGCTGTCCGGATTAGAACCAAGTGCTGTAACTTATACCATTCTTATGAATGCATATTGTGATGAAGGAAATATGCAGAATTTGCTTGAGCTGCTACCAGAAATGGAAGCAAAAGCTATAGGACTTACTCACATAACATACACCGTAGTAATCAAAGGACTTTGCAAACAACGGAAGTTGCAAGAATCTTGGGTACTTCTCGAAGAAATGTATGCTAAAGGTCTAACCCCAGATCAAATCACATATAATACCGTCATCCAAGCATTTTGCAAGGCCAAAGACATGATAAAAGCGTTTCAATTATTTGATAAGATGCTAATGCATAACCTTGAGCCTACTTATGCTACATATAATATTCTCATCAATGGCCTTTGTGTATATGGTGATCTGAAGGATGCTGACAATCTATTGGTTTCTCTTCAGGATAAAGAAATCAATCTAAATAAAATTGCTTACACTACAATGATCAAGGCACATTGTGTCAAGGGTGATGCTAATAAAGCAGTGATGTACTTCCATCAAATGGTGGGAAAGGGGTTTGAAGTTTCTATCAGAGATTATAGCGCTGTAATTAGCAGATTATGCAAGCGACATTTAGCGACTGAAGCCAAGTACTTTTTCTGCTTGATGCTGTCTTATGGTGTTTCTCCTGATGaaaaaatttgtaaaatgatgcTTAATGCCTTCCACCGATGCGGCCATCTCAATTCAGTGTTTGAACTGCTGGCAGAGATGATTAAGTTTGGCTTAGTTTGTGATTAG